The Paenibacillus macerans genome includes a window with the following:
- a CDS encoding SPFH domain-containing protein, whose translation MYKEKEMSYLNGFAALLFILALAAAGVYLISLSGALPVIGGIAACAIAFVLLTGLTIVQPNQAAVVTFFGRYLGVIRKSGLYLAVPLSSRRKVSLRVRNFNSAKLKVNDVNGNPIEIATVVVFAVVDSAKALFEVDEYETFVEIQSEAALRHVASKYPYDQPDTASFSLRGNTEEIAVELTDELQNRLAIAGVKVIETRLTHLAYSTEIASAMLQRQQAEAIIAAREKIVDGAVTMVQMAIERLQAGQVVELDDERKAAMINNLLVAVVSDRSAQPVINTSTLY comes from the coding sequence ATGTATAAGGAAAAAGAAATGTCTTATTTGAACGGTTTTGCCGCCTTGCTGTTTATCCTGGCACTCGCGGCCGCCGGCGTCTATTTGATCTCGCTTTCCGGCGCGCTGCCCGTGATTGGCGGAATCGCCGCCTGCGCCATCGCCTTCGTGCTGCTCACCGGCCTTACGATTGTACAGCCGAACCAGGCGGCCGTCGTGACTTTTTTCGGACGTTATCTCGGCGTCATTCGCAAAAGCGGATTATACCTGGCCGTCCCGCTCTCAAGCCGCCGGAAGGTTTCGCTGCGCGTACGCAATTTCAATAGCGCGAAGCTGAAGGTCAACGACGTGAACGGCAACCCGATCGAAATCGCAACCGTCGTTGTTTTTGCGGTCGTCGATTCGGCGAAAGCCTTGTTTGAGGTCGATGAATACGAAACGTTCGTGGAAATTCAGAGCGAAGCGGCCCTGCGCCACGTCGCCAGCAAGTACCCTTACGACCAGCCGGACACGGCAAGCTTCTCCCTGCGCGGCAATACCGAAGAAATCGCGGTGGAGCTGACCGATGAACTGCAAAACCGGCTGGCGATCGCCGGCGTTAAAGTGATTGAAACGCGCCTCACCCATTTGGCGTATTCGACCGAAATCGCCAGCGCCATGCTGCAGCGGCAGCAGGCCGAAGCCATCATCGCCGCGCGCGAGAAAATCGTCGACGGCGCCGTCACGATGGTGCAGATGGCGATCGAACGCCTGCAGGCGGGCCAGGTCGTGGAGCTGGACGATGAGCGCAAAGCCGCGATGATCAACAACCTGCTCGTTGCCGTCGTTTCCGACCGTTCCGCCCAGCCGGTCATCAACACAAGCACGCTTTACTAA